A single genomic interval of Tursiops truncatus isolate mTurTru1 chromosome 1, mTurTru1.mat.Y, whole genome shotgun sequence harbors:
- the MRPS21 gene encoding small ribosomal subunit protein bS21m — protein MAKHLKFIARTVMVQEGNVEGAYRTLNRILTMDGLIEDIKRRRYYEKPCRRRQRESYETCRRIYNMEMARKINFLMRKNRADPWQGC, from the exons ATGGCAAAACATCTGAAGTTCATTGCCAGAACTGTGATGGTACAGGAAGGGAATGTGGAAGGTGCATACAGGACCCTAAACAG AATCCTTACCATGGATGGGCTCATTGAGGACATAAAGCGACGGCGATACTACGAGAAGCCTTGCCGCCGGCGACAGAGGGAAAGCTATGAAACCTGCCGGCGAATCTACAACATGGAAATGGCTCGCAAGATCAACTTCTTGATGCGAAAGAATCGGGCGGATCCGTGGCAGGGCTGCTGA
- the C1H1orf54 gene encoding uncharacterized protein C1orf54 homolog isoform X2 — MFGYSGSCSPAPASEPMDSPSSVSSYSLYSSFSTSPVNSDSGFPSDSERDDKWAHGPRPDTVGQRGGSRPSPGPIRCRQRPKVSSKQPTASHSEQRGLASSMSGSGVKRSRGGELETSLNIQGCTTEGDLLFAQKCKELRGFIPPLTDLLNGLKMGRFERGLSSFQQSVAMDRIQRIVGVLQKPQMGERYLGTLLQVEGMLKTWFPHIAAQKSSLHSQLTKHSLGHHSYPAASSPALSVEKMDQTQLGQLILKPKQPWHLTEWPAMNLTWIHTTPICNPPLSSPGTISFSHGPLGTGTSIGVILFLQHGVQPFTHSAPTSPVPSTTTASPVIPGDPKKLSGEGPCCHNLPVTLPSDWSCTPSPPGLPTMTREMTMGDLQQMRSHPSVAPDVHPLNP; from the exons ATGTTTGGGTACTCCGGGAGCTGCTCTCCAGCCCCTGCTTCTGAACCCATGGATTCTCCATCTAGCGTTTCTTCCTACtctctttattcctctttttccaCCTCCCCAGTGAACAGTGACTCTGGCTTCCCCTCCGATAGTGAGAGGGACGACAAGTGGGCCCATGGCCCCAGGCCAGACACTGTTGGTCAGAGGGGAGGTTCTCGGCCCAGCCCTGGTCCTATCCGCTGCAGGCAACGACCCAAGGTTTCCAGTAAGCAACCTACAGCATCTCACTCGGAACAGCGGGGCTTGGCTTCTTCTATGTCAGGATCTGGGGTCAAAAGATCAAGAGGTGGTGAATTGGAGACCAGTCTAAACATCCAGGGTTGTACCACAGAAGGAGACCTGCTCTTTGCTCAGAAG TGTAAAGAGCTCCGAGGATTCATACCCCCTCTCACAGACCTACTGAATGGACTGAAGATGGGTCGATTTGAGAGAG GATTGAGCAGTTTCCAGCAGAGCGTGGCAATGGACAGGATCCAGCGTATAGTAGGTGTTTTGCAGAAGCCACAGATGGG AGAGCGTTATCTCGGAACCCTGCTACAGGTAGAAGGAATGTTAAAGACTTGGTTTCCTCATATAGCTGCCCAGAAGTCATCATTGCATAGTCAGCTGACCAAG CATTCTCTAGGCCACCACAGTTATCCAGCTGCTTCCTCTCCTGCACTTTCTGTGGAAAAGATGGACCAGACACAGCTAGGACAGCTAATATTGAAACCAAAGCAGCCGTGGCACCTCACTGAATGGCCAGCTATGAACCTCACTTGGATCCACACTACTCCAATTTGCAATCCCCCTCTCAGTTCCCCAGGTACCATCTCCTTTAGCCATGGTCCTTTAGGCACTGGAACCAGCATCGGTGTCATCCTTTTCCTCCAGCATGGAGTACAGCCCTTCACCCACTCAGCCCCAACCTCTCCAGTTCCATCTACTACTACAGCATCTCCTGTCATCCCTGGTGATCCTAAGAAACTATCTGGAGAGGGGCCTTGTTGCCACAATTTGCCAGTAACTCTGCCATCAGACTGGAGCTGTACCCCATCCCCTCCTGGTCTACCCACCATGACCAGAGAGATGACCATGGGAGACCTACAACAGATGAGAAGCCACCCTTCTGTTGCTCCTGATGTCCATCCTCTCAATCCCTAA
- the C1H1orf54 gene encoding uncharacterized protein C1orf54 homolog isoform X1 produces the protein MDVLFVAILAVPLILGQEYEDEEGLEEDDYYQVVYYYTVTPNYDDFGANFTVDYSMFESENRLNKWDKEVMEAVETTISRETDPADHQKPVTEKPVTMEPLQVPMFGYSGSCSPAPASEPMDSPSSVSSYSLYSSFSTSPVNSDSGFPSDSERDDKWAHGPRPDTVGQRGGSRPSPGPIRCRQRPKVSSKQPTASHSEQRGLASSMSGSGVKRSRGGELETSLNIQGCTTEGDLLFAQKCKELRGFIPPLTDLLNGLKMGRFERGLSSFQQSVAMDRIQRIVGVLQKPQMGERYLGTLLQVEGMLKTWFPHIAAQKSSLHSQLTKHSLGHHSYPAASSPALSVEKMDQTQLGQLILKPKQPWHLTEWPAMNLTWIHTTPICNPPLSSPGTISFSHGPLGTGTSIGVILFLQHGVQPFTHSAPTSPVPSTTTASPVIPGDPKKLSGEGPCCHNLPVTLPSDWSCTPSPPGLPTMTREMTMGDLQQMRSHPSVAPDVHPLNP, from the exons ATGGATGTCCTCTTTGTAGCCATCCTTGCTGTGCCACTCATCCTGG GACAAGAATATGAGGATGAAGAAGGACTGGAAGAGGATGACTATTATCAGGTGGTCTATTATTACACAGTCACCCCCAACTATG ATGACTTTGGTGCAAACTTCACTGTTGATTACTCTATGTTTGAGTCAGAGAACAGGCTG AACAAGTGGGATAAGGAGGTAATGGAAGCAGTAGAGACTACCATTAGTCGTGAAACAGACCCTGCAGACCATCAGAAGCCTGTAACAGAGAAACCAGTGACAATGGAACCA TTGCAGGTCCCGATGTTTGGGTACTCCGGGAGCTGCTCTCCAGCCCCTGCTTCTGAACCCATGGATTCTCCATCTAGCGTTTCTTCCTACtctctttattcctctttttccaCCTCCCCAGTGAACAGTGACTCTGGCTTCCCCTCCGATAGTGAGAGGGACGACAAGTGGGCCCATGGCCCCAGGCCAGACACTGTTGGTCAGAGGGGAGGTTCTCGGCCCAGCCCTGGTCCTATCCGCTGCAGGCAACGACCCAAGGTTTCCAGTAAGCAACCTACAGCATCTCACTCGGAACAGCGGGGCTTGGCTTCTTCTATGTCAGGATCTGGGGTCAAAAGATCAAGAGGTGGTGAATTGGAGACCAGTCTAAACATCCAGGGTTGTACCACAGAAGGAGACCTGCTCTTTGCTCAGAAG TGTAAAGAGCTCCGAGGATTCATACCCCCTCTCACAGACCTACTGAATGGACTGAAGATGGGTCGATTTGAGAGAG GATTGAGCAGTTTCCAGCAGAGCGTGGCAATGGACAGGATCCAGCGTATAGTAGGTGTTTTGCAGAAGCCACAGATGGG AGAGCGTTATCTCGGAACCCTGCTACAGGTAGAAGGAATGTTAAAGACTTGGTTTCCTCATATAGCTGCCCAGAAGTCATCATTGCATAGTCAGCTGACCAAG CATTCTCTAGGCCACCACAGTTATCCAGCTGCTTCCTCTCCTGCACTTTCTGTGGAAAAGATGGACCAGACACAGCTAGGACAGCTAATATTGAAACCAAAGCAGCCGTGGCACCTCACTGAATGGCCAGCTATGAACCTCACTTGGATCCACACTACTCCAATTTGCAATCCCCCTCTCAGTTCCCCAGGTACCATCTCCTTTAGCCATGGTCCTTTAGGCACTGGAACCAGCATCGGTGTCATCCTTTTCCTCCAGCATGGAGTACAGCCCTTCACCCACTCAGCCCCAACCTCTCCAGTTCCATCTACTACTACAGCATCTCCTGTCATCCCTGGTGATCCTAAGAAACTATCTGGAGAGGGGCCTTGTTGCCACAATTTGCCAGTAACTCTGCCATCAGACTGGAGCTGTACCCCATCCCCTCCTGGTCTACCCACCATGACCAGAGAGATGACCATGGGAGACCTACAACAGATGAGAAGCCACCCTTCTGTTGCTCCTGATGTCCATCCTCTCAATCCCTAA
- the C1H1orf54 gene encoding uncharacterized protein C1orf54 homolog isoform X4 — protein sequence MDVLFVAILAVPLILGQEYEDEEGLEEDDYYQVVYYYTVTPNYDDFGANFTVDYSMFESENRLNKWDKEVMEAVETTISRETDPADHQKPVTEKPVTMEPSPDLNNAVSSLQSPGALLLSWALVQGGMYFM from the exons ATGGATGTCCTCTTTGTAGCCATCCTTGCTGTGCCACTCATCCTGG GACAAGAATATGAGGATGAAGAAGGACTGGAAGAGGATGACTATTATCAGGTGGTCTATTATTACACAGTCACCCCCAACTATG ATGACTTTGGTGCAAACTTCACTGTTGATTACTCTATGTTTGAGTCAGAGAACAGGCTG AACAAGTGGGATAAGGAGGTAATGGAAGCAGTAGAGACTACCATTAGTCGTGAAACAGACCCTGCAGACCATCAGAAGCCTGTAACAGAGAAACCAGTGACAATGGAACCA AGTCCAGATCTGAACAATGCTGTATCCAGTCTGCAGAGTCCTGGTGCACTCCTCCTGTCCTGGGCCCTCGTTCAGGGGGGGATGTATTTCATGTAG
- the C1H1orf54 gene encoding uncharacterized protein C1orf54 homolog isoform X3, with the protein MDVLFVAILAVPLILGQEYEDEEGLEEDDYYQVVYYYTVTPNYDDFGANFTVDYSMFESENRLNKWDKEVMEAVETTISRETDPADHQKPVTEKPVTMEPQSPDLNNAVSSLQSPGALLLSWALVQGGMYFM; encoded by the exons ATGGATGTCCTCTTTGTAGCCATCCTTGCTGTGCCACTCATCCTGG GACAAGAATATGAGGATGAAGAAGGACTGGAAGAGGATGACTATTATCAGGTGGTCTATTATTACACAGTCACCCCCAACTATG ATGACTTTGGTGCAAACTTCACTGTTGATTACTCTATGTTTGAGTCAGAGAACAGGCTG AACAAGTGGGATAAGGAGGTAATGGAAGCAGTAGAGACTACCATTAGTCGTGAAACAGACCCTGCAGACCATCAGAAGCCTGTAACAGAGAAACCAGTGACAATGGAACCA CAGAGTCCAGATCTGAACAATGCTGTATCCAGTCTGCAGAGTCCTGGTGCACTCCTCCTGTCCTGGGCCCTCGTTCAGGGGGGGATGTATTTCATGTAG